Proteins encoded within one genomic window of Budorcas taxicolor isolate Tak-1 chromosome 12, Takin1.1, whole genome shotgun sequence:
- the LOC128057551 gene encoding uncharacterized protein LOC128057551 isoform X2 codes for MWELGELCRACFSHGPPTGPVQAPARRFDVGAGTARPSSRPPRAGALLRLSGLKQRGGSGICMRGGGAERRERRSNGIGRPRLTPANRRSRRKGLCDRETLKSCPCPPPSSYLAAADEKGTSEWRWSKLRSPAGRLKTFSPITRATSSVSSSPT; via the coding sequence ATGTGGGAACTCGGGGAGCTGTGTCGTGCTTGTTTCTCACACGGTCCTCCCACCGGGCCCGTGCAGGCGCCGGCGCGGCGCTTTGACGTTGGCGCGGGTACTGCCAGGCCTAGTTCCCGCCCACCCCGTGCCGGTGCCCTGCTCCGGCTCTCCGGGCTGAAGCAGAGGGGCGGGTCCGGAATATGCATGCGCGGCGGCGGCGCCGAGCGGCGCGAGAGACGTTCCAACGGGATTGGGCGGCCGAGACTTACACCAGCCAATCGAAGGAGCAGGCGGAAGGGGCTGTGTGACCGGGAGACACTCAAGAGTTGTCCCTGCCCTCCACCGTCGTCCTATCTTGCGGCCGCTGATGAGAAAGGTACTTCCGAGTGGCGCTGGTCCAAGCTGCGAAGTCCGGCGGGAAGACTTAAAACCTTCAGCCCTATAACCAGAGCTACTTCCTCTGTTTCATCATCACCAACATGA
- the LOC128057551 gene encoding uncharacterized protein LOC128057551 isoform X1: MWELGELCRACFSHGPPTGPVQAPARRFDVGAGTARPSSRPPRAGALLRLSGLKQRGGSGICMRGGGAERRERRSNGIGRPRLTPANRRSRRKGLCDRETLKSCPCPPPSSYLAAADEKGTIQNIPCGVPCGSAGEESNYNAGDVGSIPGLGRFPWRKKRLPTSVFWSGEFHGLYSPWGREESHRTEATYTSKYPGVRKRFTILKVNR, translated from the exons ATGTGGGAACTCGGGGAGCTGTGTCGTGCTTGTTTCTCACACGGTCCTCCCACCGGGCCCGTGCAGGCGCCGGCGCGGCGCTTTGACGTTGGCGCGGGTACTGCCAGGCCTAGTTCCCGCCCACCCCGTGCCGGTGCCCTGCTCCGGCTCTCCGGGCTGAAGCAGAGGGGCGGGTCCGGAATATGCATGCGCGGCGGCGGCGCCGAGCGGCGCGAGAGACGTTCCAACGGGATTGGGCGGCCGAGACTTACACCAGCCAATCGAAGGAGCAGGCGGAAGGGGCTGTGTGACCGGGAGACACTCAAGAGTTGTCCCTGCCCTCCACCGTCGTCCTATCTTGCGGCCGCTGATGAGAAAG GCACCATTCAAAATATCCCTTGTggcgtcccttgtggctcagctggtgaagaatccaactacaatgccggagacgtgggttcaatccctggcttgggaagattcccctggagaaagaaaaggttacccacttcagtattctggtctggagaattccatggactgtatagtccatggggtcgcgaagagtcacacaggactgaagcgacataCACTTCAAAATATCCTGGAGTCAGGAAAAGATTTACCATTTTGAAGGTGAATAGATga